The following are from one region of the Fusarium verticillioides 7600 chromosome 1, whole genome shotgun sequence genome:
- a CDS encoding GTP-binding protein RHO3 codes for MPALCGGSKTVQRKLVLLGDGACGKTSLLNVFTRGYFPTVYEPTVFENYVHDIFVDNVHIELSLWDTAGQEEFDRLRSLSYDDTDLIMLCYSVDSKDSLENVESKWVGEIADNCPGTKLVLVALKCDLREQGEEEENESGEPREKRPTINYDQGLEVARRINALRYLECSAMKNRGVNEAFTEAARVALSVKKDREEGGCTVM; via the exons ATGCCTGCTCTTTGTGGAGGATCTAAAACTGTGCAGCGAaagctggtgttgct GGGTGATGGTGCTTGTGGAAAAACATCGCTGTTGAACGTCTTTACGAGAGG CTACTTTCCTACTGTCTACGAACCCACCGTCTTTGAGAACTACGTCCACG ACATCTTTGTCGACAATGTGCACATCGAGCTATCCCTCTGGGACACAGCAGGCCAGGAAGAATTCGACCGACTACGCTCCCTATCCTACG ACGACACAGATCTCATCATGCTCTGCTACTCCGTCGACAGCAAAGACTCGCTCGAAAACGTCGAATCCAAGTGGGTAGGCGAGATCGCCGACAACTGCCCCGGCACCAAACTCGTCCTCGTAGCACTCAAGTGCGATCTCCGCGAgcagggcgaggaggaggagaacgAATCGGGCGAACCTCGCGAGAAGCGCCCCACGATCAACTACGACCAGGGCCTCGAGGTGGCGCGCCGCATAAACGCCCTCCGGTACCTCGAGTGCTCCGCCATGAAGAACAGAGGCGTCAACGAGGCCTTCACCGAAGCGGCGCGCGTTGCGCTCAGCGTCAAGAAGGATCGTGAGGAGGGCGGATGCACGGTTATGTGA
- a CDS encoding beta-glucosidase, with the protein MDQSRENLLNGADRASFDTSDDSDAYSDIDATDYLNKNKNDTAGKRRLRYLRSWRAKKCCFTVIGTLVVVWLVISAIGAFAWKKIKVPPVEGDSPPWYPSPKGGSSQNWAKSYDRAAELVSKMTLAEKVNITTGTGWSMGLAVGTTGAANNVGFPALALQDGPLGIRFADNATAWPAGITVGATFNKKLMYERGRAHGKEAKGKGVNVILGPAIGPLGRAPAGGRNWEGFGPDPYLQGIAGAATIKGIQDSGVMATIKHFIGNEQEHFRQAWEWGLPNAISSNIDDRTLHEIYGWPFQDAVKAGVASVMCSYNMVNNSYACQNSKLLNGILKDEMGFQGFVMSDWLAQRSGVASALAGLDMSMPGDGLKWADGDSLWGPRLTQAVLNGSLPVDRLNDMALRIVASFYQLGQDKDENKGPNFSSWTYDKKGKLAPGSPSPQEEQVVNQYINVQEDHAELARQIAIEGTVLLKNDGVLPLSREGNLANQSKKKDKIKIGIFGDDAGPGKGLNYCPDQGCNEGTLGSGWGSGAADFPFLVTPVEALRKNFKEDKVQVTEHLSNKIKDPKKVTEQDVCLVFANSDAGEGYLSWNSVRGDRNDLNLQKGGDALIQEVANLCGDGTGTTIVVIHAVGPVVMENWINHPRIKAVLTANLPGEESGNAIASILFGDESPSGKLPYTIGKALPDYGEGAQILYLPNGVIPQQDFKEGLYVDYRHFDKYSKDLRYEFGYGLSYTTFEYKDLKISVKEAVAGLPASRVSSMSAKPPKLDDKIPDVEEGLWPKNIRKLKKWIYPYIDSADDVKKGDYPYPDGYDIEQPPSQAGGEEGGNPDLWKTVVTASITVNNTGSMDGKAVPQLYLSYPATSKVDHPVRVLRGFEKVALKKGESKKVEFELTRRDLSYWDVEEQNWRVTDGEFTIAVGESSRNLKATGTFKSDGTPGNLIAEGQ; encoded by the coding sequence ATGGATCAAAGTAGGgagaatcttctcaacgGAGCCGACCGTGCTTCTTTTGACACAAGCGACGATTCCGATGCTTACTCGGACATCGACGCAACTGAttatctcaacaagaacaagaatgaCACTGCGGGTAAACGGCGTCTACGATATCTCCGGAGCTGGCGCGCGAAGAAATGCTGCTTCACCGTCATTGGCACTCTTGTAGTCGTTTGGCTCGTCATCTCAGCAATTGGAGCTTTTGCTTGGAAAAAGATCAAGGTACCGCCCGTTGAGGGAGACTCGCCACCATGGTACCCCAGCCCGAAAGGCGGTTCTTCGCAAAATTGGGCCAAGAGTTATGATCGAGCTGCTGAGCTGGTTAGTAAAATGACATTGGCGgaaaaagtcaacatcacTACTGGAACAGGATGGAGCATGGGTTTAGCAGTCGGCACGACTGGGGCCGCAAACAACGTCGGATTTCCAGCTTTGGCATTGCAAGATGGACCTCTTGGGATACGGTTCGCGGATAATGCGACTGCCTGGCCAGCAGGTATCACGGTTGGTGCCACGTTCAACAAGAAACTGATGTATGAGCGTGGACGAGCTCATGGCAAGGAAGCAAAAGGAAAAGGTGTCAATGTCATTCTCGGTCCAGCCATCGGACCTCTTGGGCGAGCTCCCGCCGGTGGACGAAATTGGGAGGGCTTTGGTCCAGATCCTTATCTGCAGGgcattgctggtgctgcGACGATCAAGGGAATACAAGATTCTGGAGTCATGGCGACGATCAAGCACTTTATCGGTAATGAGCAGGAGCATTTCCGCCAGGCGTGGGAATGGGGTCTTCCGAATGCCATTTCATCCAATATTGATGATCGCACGCTACATGAGATTTACGGATGGCCGTTCCAggatgctgtcaaggctggtgttgcGAGTGTCATGTGCTCGTATAACATGGTCAACAACTCGTATGCCTGCCAGAACTCGAAGCTTCTGAACGGCATTCtgaaagatgagatgggatTTCAGGGGTTCGTCATGTCGGATTGGTTGGCGCAGAGATCTGGTGTCGCGAGTGCTCTTGCTGGGCTGGACATGAGTATGCCTGGCGATGGACTCAAATGGGCAGATGGAGATTCTCTTTGGGGTCCACGTCTTACACAGGCTGTTCTGAATGGGTCTCTGCCGGTGGATCGACTGAACGACATGGCGCTTCGAATTGTCGCCTCTTTTTACCAACTTGGCCAGGATAAGgacgagaacaagggccCGAACTTTTCGTCATGGACGTatgacaagaagggcaagctgGCACCTGGAAGTCCTTCAccccaagaagagcaagtcgTCAACCAGTACATAAACGTGCAGGAGGATCACGCCGAGTTAGCTCGTCAAATTGCTATCGAAGGCACTGTTCTCCTCAAGAATGACGGTGTACTGCCTCTGAGCCGCGAGGGCAACTTGGCTAATCAATCAaaaaagaaggacaagatcaagatcggcatttttggcgatgatgctggtCCTGGAAAGGGACTCAATTACTGCCCTGACCAAGGCTGCAATGAAGGCACCCTCGGATCAGGTTGGGGCAGTGGTGCAGCCGACTTTCCATTCCTCGTCACTCCCGTCGAGGCGCTGCGAAAGAATTTTAAGGAAGACAAAGTTCAAGTCACCGAACACCTCTCCAATAAGATCAAAGACCCGAAGAAGGTCACAGAGCAAGATGTCTGCTTAGTCTTTGCCAACTCCGACGCAGGAGAGGGATATTTGTCTTGGAACAGCGTTCGAGGTGACCGCAACGATCTCAATCTACAGAAAGGAGGCGATGCGCTTATCCAGGAGGTTGCAAACCTTTGCGGTGACGGAACGGGCACTACTATCGTGGTCATTCATGCTGTTGGGCCTGTTGTCATGGAGAACTGGATCAACCACCCAAggatcaaggctgttctAACAGCTAATCTGCCTGGCGAGGAGAGTGGAAATGCTATCGCGAGCATTCTGTTCGGTGATGAGAGTCCAAGTGGAAAGCTCCCTTACACAATTGGCAAGGCTCTCCCTGATTACGGCGAAGGCGCTCAGATCTTGTATCTCCCCAACGGAGTTATTCCCCAGCAAGACTTCAAGGAGGGACTGTACGTCGATTATCGACATTTCGACAAGTACAGCAAGGACCTTCGGTATGAATTTGGCTATGGTCTGTCGTACACCACCTTTGAGTACAAGGACTTGAAGATCTCAGTGAAGGAGGCTGTGGCAGGACTTCCAGCCTCGCGTGTATCGTCTATGAGCGCCAAGCCGCCTAAGTTGGATGACAAGATCCCCGATGTCGAGGAGGGTCTGTGGCCTAAGAACATTcgcaagctgaagaagtggATTTATCCCTACATTGATTCAgctgatgatgtcaagaagggcgattATCCGTACCCCGATGGCTACGATATCGAACAGCCGCCCTCACAAGCtggaggtgaagaaggaggcaATCCCGACCTCTGGAAGACTGTTGTCACTGCCTCGATCACCGTCAACAACACGGGCTCCATGGATGGCAAGGCTGTTCCTCAGCTGTATCTCTCGTACCCCGCGACATCAAAGGTAGACCATCCCGTTCGTGTTCTCCGAGGCTTTGAGAAGGTCGCTttgaagaagggtgagagcaagaaggttgagtttgagctgacgaggagggaCTTGAGCTACTGGGATGTGGAGGAGCAGAATTGGAGGGTTACGGATGGAGAGTTCACGATTGCCGTGGGCGAGAGTTCGAGGAATTTGAAGGCGACGGGTACGTTCAAGTCTGATGGTACTCCAGGCAATTTGATCGCAGAGGGTCAGTAA
- a CDS encoding glutathione S-transferase, whose product MAGLFTTTRLVTGPAKNLIFSNNLTKGITTTRRINTAVKMGSQPQADITLYTNHACPFAHRAHITLAELGLPVKENIIDLSAPRTPEYLAINPRGLVPTIIYNGETITESAIVAQFLADAHPSHLLPASTDKNGPLTRARIAFFADAYSSKVQAHIGKATYTAQTEDEVNQAVDDAVAGIVKEVEPLLENAAPYFNGSDKLTFAEVLVAPFVIRLLSSSKHGLLPANLPSRLEKETPNFYKWAQVISKNPSVLKIYDEDVVVESSKRVKAKFASKA is encoded by the exons ATGGCGGGGTTGTTTACTACTACAAGACTTGTAACAGGTCCTGCTAAGAATTTGATCTTTTCAAACAATTTGACCAAAGGAATTACTACTACTCGACGTATCAACacagctgtcaagatgggctctcaacctcaagcagACATCACCCTCTACACCAACCACGCGTGCCCTT TCGCGCACAGGGCCCACATCACCCTCGCCGAACTTGGTCTCCCCGTCAAAGAGAACATCATTGATCTCAGCGCCCCCCGAACCCCAGAGTACCTGGCGATCAACCCGCGCGGCCTCGTCCCAACAATCATCTACAACGGCGAGACCATCACCGAGTCCGCCATCGTAGCTCAATTCCTCGCCGATGCGCATCCCAGCCATCTCCTCCCCGCGTCGACGGACAAGAACGGTCCGCTGACCAGAGCGAGGatcgccttcttcgctgATGCGTACTCGAGCAAGGTCCAGGCGCATATCGGCAAGGCTACTTACACTGCTCAGACGGAGGACGAGGTCAATCAGGCTGTGGATGATGCCGTTGCTGGTATTgtgaaggaggttgagcCTCTTCTCGAGAATGCGGCGCCTTATTTCAACGGGAGTGATAAGCTCACCTTTGCAGAG GTCCTTGTAGCTCCATTCGTCATTCGCCTGCTATCATCGTCCAAGCACGGCCTCCTACCAGCCAATCTCCCCTCCCGCCTCGAGAAAGAGACCCCCAACTTCTACAAGTGGGCGCAAGTCATCAGCAAGAACCCCAGCGTCCTGAAGATCTACGACGAGGACGTGGTCGTCGAGTCAAGCAAGAGAGTGAAAGCCAAGTTTGCCAGCAAGGCCTAA
- a CDS encoding murein transglycosylase has protein sequence MLSRYILPAAAIFGLAAAQTTSDCNPLNETDCKPNPAFGTSYLWHFNDTPSSDHWDNHVGRVTYDENDGAAFTVAKQGDSPTLRTAFYFFFGRTELVMKAAPGVGIISSMMWLSDDLDEVDWEILGANDTHASTNYYGKGVEDFTKAGWHYVKGGMQEDYHNYTTTWTKDELKWYIDGENVRTVVAKDDIDSYPQTPMRLSIGIWAAGDPTMPEGTRQWAGGDTDYGKGPYTMHVKSVYVEDASTGKEYVYGDKSGSWESIEIVKGNSTALDALYKEPEKTTSEKWEALPAGTKTGIYAGGIGAAAIGLGALGFYFWRQRAAGASEAKLADDKAAAENHDLMSYRAGEDTTNQGFEYSAAKYSKVPGQDAA, from the exons ATGCTTTCGCGATACATTCTCCCCGCGGCCGCCATCTTTGGCCTCGCGGCCGCTCAGACAACCTCGGACTGCAACCCTCTCAACGAAACAGACTGCAAACCTAACCCGGCTTTCGGAACAAGCTATCTCTGGCACTTCAACGACACGCCCTCCAGCGACCACTGGGATAACCACGTCGGACGCGTCACATATGATGAGAACGACGGCGCCGCCTTCACTGTCGCCAAGCAGGGCGACTCGCCTACTCTGCGCACCGCGTTCTACTTTTTCTTCGGCCGCACCGAACTCGTCATGAAGGCCGCTCCCGGCGTTGGAATCATCAGCTCCATGATGTGGCTGAGCGACGATCTGGATGAGGTCGACTGGGAGATCCTGGGCGCCAACGACACCCATGCTTCGACGAACTACTACGGAAAGGGTGTTGAGGACTTTACCAAGGCGGGGTGGCACTATGTCAAGGGCGGTATGCAGGAGGATTACCATAACTATACGACGACGTGGACGaaggatgagttgaagtgGTACATTGATGGAGAGAATGTGCGAACGGTTGTTGCCAAGGATGATATAGACAGTTATCCTCAGACACCCATGAGACTGAGCATTGGAATCTGGGCTGCTGGTGATCCTACAATGCCTGAGGGAACTCGTCAATgggctggtggtg ATACCGACTATGGCAAGGGTCCTTACACCATGCACGTCAAGAGTGTCTacgttgaagatgccagCACCGGAAAGGAATACGTCTACGGTGATAAGTCTGGCAGCTGGGAGAGCATCGAAATCGTCAA GGGCAACTCAACCGCCCTCGACGCTCTCTACAAAGAACCTGAGAAGACCACCTCCGAGAAATGGGAAGCCCTCCCCGCCGGCACAAAGACGGGAATCTACGCCGGCGGCATCGGCGCCGCAGCCATCGGTCTCGGAGCTCTAGGCTTCTACTTCTGGCGTCAACGCGCCGCCGGTGCCAGCGAAGCCAAGCTAGCCGACGACAAGGCCGCTGCCGAGAACCACGATCTCATGTCGTACCGCGCCGGTGAGGACACAACGAACCAGGGTTTCGAGTACAGCGCTGCCAAGTACTCCAAGGTTCCAGGTCAGGATGCTGCTTAG